Genomic segment of Xanthomonas sp. DAR 35659:
GGATCCTGCAGCGAGGACAGGCCCACGCCCACGCCGGCATACAGCAGCGCATAGTTCCAGTCGTCGAGCGCGCCAGCCATGCCATTGAACAGCGGCCGGGCGGCGTAGACCGCGGTCACGACCATCGCCGGATACTGCAGGTAGCTGAGGATCTGGAACCATGCCCTGGGGCCCAGCGACCGCGCACCGCTCATGGCTTGTCTCCGGGCTTCTTCGAACTCTTGAACATTTCCAGCATGCGCTCGGTCACCACGTAGCCGCCGGCGGCGTTGCCGGCGCCGAGCAGCACGGCGAGGAAGCCCACCGCCTTCTCCAGCGTGGTGTCGGCGTGGCCGAGCACCACCATCGCGCCGATCAGCACGATGCCGTGGATGAAGTTGGAACCGGACATCAGCGG
This window contains:
- a CDS encoding NAD(P) transhydrogenase subunit alpha, whose translation is MSDGFVALYIFMLAAIAGHVIISRVPVILHTPLMSGSNFIHGIVLIGAMVVLGHADTTLEKAVGFLAVLLGAGNAAGGYVVTERMLEMFKSSKKPGDKP